From Actinosynnema mirum DSM 43827, a single genomic window includes:
- a CDS encoding TetR/AcrR family transcriptional regulator has translation MTDPDQRPLRADAQRNRDKLLAAALAAFTERADAPLEGIAKQAGVGIGTLYRHFPTREALIEQVYRAELDRLCDAAPHLLTTSPPEVALRRWMDLFLEYLATKRGLADALRAVITGAETPFPHARKRLLDALSVLVDAAVRTGALRDDVPALDVLVGMAGIANATDDAAQAGRLLDLLVAGLRAGR, from the coding sequence GTGACCGACCCCGACCAGCGCCCGCTGCGGGCCGACGCCCAGCGCAACCGCGACAAGCTCCTGGCCGCCGCGCTGGCCGCGTTCACCGAGCGCGCCGACGCGCCCCTGGAGGGCATCGCGAAGCAGGCGGGCGTGGGCATCGGCACCCTCTACCGGCACTTCCCGACCCGCGAGGCGCTCATCGAGCAGGTGTACCGGGCCGAGCTGGACCGGCTGTGCGACGCCGCGCCGCACCTGCTGACCACCTCGCCGCCCGAGGTCGCGCTGCGGCGGTGGATGGACCTGTTCCTGGAGTACCTGGCCACCAAGCGAGGGCTCGCCGACGCGCTGCGCGCGGTGATCACCGGCGCGGAGACCCCGTTCCCGCACGCCAGGAAGCGGCTGCTGGACGCGCTGAGCGTGCTGGTGGACGCGGCGGTGCGGACGGGCGCGCTGCGCGACGACGTGCCCGCGCTGGACGTGCTGGTGGGCATGGCCGGGATCGCGAACGCCACCGACGACGCGGCGCAGGCGGGGCGGCTGCTGGACCTGCTCGTGGCCGGGCTGCGCGCCGGGCGGTGA
- a CDS encoding SdrD B-like domain-containing protein — protein MAAAALVGTGAAAGPAHAQDAGEIAGTVWVDKDQDRQPGEHEARRAGVTVTALQRATGERRTTRTDERGDFRFTGLPLGAYQVEADRTGYAALADRTWDVELTSGSPRAGQAWFPQQGGTLGGQVSVDADDDGARDATPERVAVTVHLWGRDLTGAEVRASTTTSDYGWYHFDALATGAYQVRAEVPQGYGLARPNAGAGSSGAHTDFDLLGAEATSLPVRFAETGSRYAAVDIGLVRGGGVAPEPVLVNAASGWCADQELPGGAVTTGVAAGDCHGGDNQRWRARWVEPDVAEFVDARTGFCLDQEFPGGRRTSGVGAYRCHGGANQRWRVSHDEQGGEPFTAVNLATGECLDQEYPTGTPTTGVGAYRCHGGANQSWVAR, from the coding sequence GTGGCTGCGGCGGCACTGGTGGGCACGGGCGCGGCGGCGGGCCCGGCGCACGCGCAGGACGCCGGTGAGATCGCGGGCACGGTCTGGGTCGACAAGGACCAGGACCGCCAGCCCGGCGAGCACGAGGCGCGCCGCGCGGGCGTGACCGTGACAGCGCTCCAGCGCGCCACCGGGGAGCGCAGGACCACCAGGACCGACGAGCGCGGCGACTTCCGCTTCACCGGACTGCCGCTGGGCGCCTACCAGGTCGAGGCCGACCGCACCGGGTACGCGGCGCTCGCCGACCGGACCTGGGACGTCGAGCTGACCTCGGGCTCCCCCAGGGCGGGGCAGGCGTGGTTCCCGCAGCAGGGCGGCACGCTCGGCGGCCAGGTCAGCGTGGACGCGGACGACGACGGCGCGCGCGACGCCACCCCCGAGCGGGTCGCGGTGACCGTGCACCTGTGGGGACGCGACCTCACCGGGGCGGAGGTCAGGGCCAGCACGACGACCTCCGACTACGGCTGGTACCACTTCGACGCGCTGGCGACGGGCGCGTACCAGGTCAGGGCCGAGGTCCCGCAGGGGTACGGGCTGGCGAGGCCGAACGCGGGCGCGGGCTCGTCCGGCGCGCACACCGACTTCGACCTGCTGGGCGCGGAGGCCACGAGCCTGCCGGTGCGGTTCGCCGAGACCGGGTCGCGGTACGCGGCCGTGGACATCGGTTTGGTGCGGGGTGGGGGTGTTGCGCCGGAACCGGTGCTGGTCAACGCGGCCAGCGGGTGGTGCGCGGATCAGGAACTGCCGGGTGGGGCGGTGACCACGGGCGTCGCGGCGGGCGACTGCCACGGTGGGGACAACCAGCGCTGGCGGGCGAGGTGGGTGGAGCCGGACGTGGCGGAGTTCGTGGACGCGCGCACGGGGTTCTGCCTGGACCAGGAGTTCCCAGGGGGCAGGCGGACCAGCGGGGTGGGCGCGTACCGGTGCCACGGCGGGGCGAACCAGCGCTGGCGGGTGAGCCACGACGAGCAGGGCGGCGAGCCGTTCACGGCGGTGAACCTGGCAACCGGGGAGTGCCTGGACCAGGAGTACCCGACGGGGACGCCGACGACGGGCGTCGGGGCGTACCGGTGCCATGGCGGGGCGAACCAGAGCTGGGTCGCCCGGTGA